Proteins encoded together in one Marispirochaeta sp. window:
- a CDS encoding LacI family DNA-binding transcriptional regulator → MAVTIKDVARLAAVSTATVSRVLNNDPRIAPDTFKAVSEVIAASGYRRNTIARSLKTSRSHAVGFLTPEIANDFFMYIAEGVEERLQAEGYSLIICNTAEKAEIEERRIDLLSDQRVDGVIIIPAGNCGAHYTALTERGIPAVVVDRMVSGFNCDAVLVDNIGGSYSAALRFFEAGVRRIGFIGGRQDLTTAQERWEGFRRAHEDHRIRLDPELVCFGDFHVNSGYELAKRLIALPDPPRHLFIANYFMHVGATRYLLQSGIGAERGIQTAGFDSMDLVPLLGFSAFTLSQPMQEIGQTAAELLLSRIRRQYEGPPVLRRLPTGIITHQDLTL, encoded by the coding sequence ATGGCCGTTACCATCAAGGATGTTGCCCGTCTCGCGGCGGTCTCCACCGCTACTGTTTCCAGGGTCCTCAACAATGACCCGCGCATCGCGCCCGATACTTTTAAAGCGGTAAGCGAAGTTATCGCCGCGTCAGGGTACCGCCGCAACACAATTGCCCGCTCCCTGAAGACCAGCCGCAGCCACGCGGTGGGGTTTCTTACCCCGGAGATTGCCAATGACTTCTTCATGTACATAGCCGAGGGGGTAGAGGAGAGGCTGCAAGCGGAGGGCTACAGCCTGATTATCTGCAATACCGCGGAGAAGGCCGAGATCGAGGAGAGGCGGATTGATCTGCTGAGTGATCAGCGCGTTGACGGGGTTATCATAATCCCCGCAGGAAACTGCGGAGCGCACTACACCGCATTGACCGAACGGGGTATTCCCGCGGTTGTCGTCGACCGGATGGTCAGCGGCTTCAACTGCGATGCGGTGCTGGTGGATAACATCGGCGGCAGTTACTCCGCGGCTCTGCGCTTCTTTGAGGCAGGGGTGCGCCGCATCGGCTTCATTGGAGGGCGTCAGGATCTGACCACCGCCCAGGAACGCTGGGAGGGATTCCGGCGGGCCCATGAGGACCATCGTATCAGGCTCGATCCTGAGCTGGTCTGCTTCGGTGATTTCCACGTTAATTCCGGCTACGAGCTGGCCAAGAGGCTGATTGCTCTACCCGACCCTCCCAGACACCTCTTTATTGCCAATTACTTTATGCACGTCGGAGCGACCCGCTATCTTCTGCAGAGCGGTATAGGCGCGGAGCGGGGAATCCAAACCGCCGGTTTTGACAGTATGGATCTTGTCCCCCTTCTGGGGTTTTCCGCCTTTACCCTGTCCCAGCCCATGCAGGAGATAGGGCAGACCGCCGCTGAGCTTCTGCTCAGCCGTATTCGCCGGCAATACGAGGGGCCTCCTGTTCTTCGGCGTCTACCTACCGGCATTATTACCCATCAA
- a CDS encoding zinc finger Ran-binding domain-containing protein, with protein sequence MLESIVLFALFLIICLMAILVVQLFIVLQKLNQIFLAVFRPQTGDAQAYTINVKLDHDILAKELASYAANVMPSGIQAGTGSSGNQQTIQAASPRTEERDSEAEPERTRDEEGRRTRRGADEDEPPADKPKAGVNAVVCEKCGMENSTFRKICFNCNSPL encoded by the coding sequence ATGCTTGAGAGCATCGTGCTGTTTGCGTTGTTCCTGATAATCTGCTTGATGGCGATTCTCGTCGTCCAGCTTTTCATCGTCCTTCAGAAGTTGAACCAGATCTTCCTGGCCGTCTTTCGGCCTCAGACCGGCGACGCGCAGGCCTATACGATCAACGTGAAGCTCGACCATGACATTTTGGCCAAGGAGCTGGCATCCTACGCCGCTAACGTTATGCCCTCCGGGATTCAGGCAGGTACCGGATCCTCCGGAAACCAGCAAACGATTCAAGCCGCTTCGCCCCGGACGGAGGAGCGCGACTCCGAGGCCGAGCCAGAGAGGACGCGGGACGAAGAGGGGCGACGGACCCGACGCGGTGCCGATGAGGACGAGCCGCCGGCGGATAAGCCGAAGGCCGGAGTCAACGCTGTCGTCTGTGAGAAATGCGGGATGGAGAACAGCACCTTCCGAAAGATCTGCTTCAACTGCAACTCCCCCCTATAG